The following proteins come from a genomic window of bacterium:
- a CDS encoding undecaprenyl-phosphate glucose phosphotransferase, whose product MKSKRSDFLLKIILLAGDAVLVSLNFMFVYYLRFHTFISVPKGVPELSAYIQAVPVAVLIWILIFAHFGLYNISNIESRWNQAGNVTKAVFWGTVVLLAASTLYRAFSYSRLVIFLSFLSSIMLLNIFRLIISALRIKMLKNIPNKKRVLIIGTDDTAIRIALTLKENAQYVSEVVGFISALPEMLGREIAGVKVVDTLDNAEKHFSRNEADEVILALSTLPHEKIVDFIIKCSKEMINWKMIPDVMQMTVARLGLEEISGIPIMRQKDLPLDHVGNRILKRVFDIFGSLAGLIIFSPVLIVFALLIRITSKGGIFYGQRRVGEDGREFNLYKLRSMKPGAEDVTGPVWAKKDDERTTNVGKTMRKYNIDEIPQFWNVLKGDMSIVGPRPERPHFVYQFKEQIPYYMARHRVKSGLTGWAQVNGYRGDTSLEERIKHDLYYMENWSLMFDLKIILMTLKAFKNAY is encoded by the coding sequence GTGAAATCAAAAAGAAGTGATTTTCTTCTTAAAATAATCCTCCTGGCCGGCGATGCCGTCCTGGTGTCTTTGAATTTTATGTTTGTATACTACCTCAGGTTTCACACTTTTATCAGTGTGCCCAAAGGAGTTCCTGAACTGAGCGCGTATATTCAGGCTGTTCCTGTTGCTGTCCTTATCTGGATATTAATTTTCGCCCACTTCGGGCTTTATAATATATCGAACATCGAATCCAGATGGAACCAGGCGGGTAACGTCACAAAAGCTGTTTTCTGGGGGACGGTCGTCCTTCTGGCGGCTTCCACTTTATACAGGGCTTTCTCCTATTCGAGGCTTGTCATTTTTCTTTCATTCCTTAGTTCAATAATGCTGTTAAACATTTTCCGGCTTATAATCAGCGCCTTAAGGATAAAAATGCTCAAGAACATACCCAATAAGAAGAGAGTCCTGATAATAGGCACCGATGATACCGCCATCCGTATCGCCCTGACACTTAAGGAGAATGCTCAGTATGTTTCAGAAGTTGTGGGTTTTATTTCTGCGCTTCCTGAGATGCTGGGCAGGGAAATCGCCGGGGTTAAAGTTGTTGATACACTTGATAATGCGGAAAAACATTTTTCAAGGAATGAGGCGGATGAAGTTATCCTGGCGCTTTCGACCCTCCCTCACGAAAAGATAGTGGATTTCATAATTAAGTGTTCAAAAGAAATGATAAACTGGAAAATGATACCCGATGTAATGCAGATGACGGTTGCGAGGCTCGGGCTTGAGGAGATCAGCGGCATACCGATAATGAGGCAGAAAGACCTTCCGCTTGACCATGTAGGCAACAGAATATTAAAAAGGGTTTTTGATATTTTCGGTTCGCTGGCGGGCCTGATTATTTTTTCCCCCGTTTTGATTGTTTTTGCCTTGTTGATCAGGATTACATCTAAAGGCGGGATTTTTTACGGTCAGAGGAGGGTCGGTGAAGACGGACGGGAATTCAATTTATATAAACTGAGGTCCATGAAACCGGGCGCGGAGGACGTAACAGGGCCTGTGTGGGCCAAGAAAGATGACGAAAGGACCACAAATGTCGGGAAAACAATGCGGAAATATAACATAGATGAAATACCCCAGTTCTGGAATGTTTTGAAAGGCGATATGAGTATTGTCGGGCCGAGGCCCGAGAGGCCGCATTTTGTGTATCAGTTTAAAGAGCAAATACCTTATTATATGGCGAGGCACAGGGTGAAGTCCGGGCTTACGGGGTGGGCGCAGGTAAACGGCTACAGGGGGGATACTTCCCTGGAAGAGAGAATAAAACATGATTTGTATTATATGGAAAACTGGTCTCTTATGTTCGACCTTAAAATAATTCTTATGACATTAAAAGCTTTTAAAAATGCATACTGA
- a CDS encoding glycosyltransferase, producing MHTDTTAFTITYIIINHNTEKLTLNCIDSVKKNSVSGYEIIVFDNGSEEENVRNLEKRDDILFLASKKNLGFARACNRAFEKSSGEFVCFINSDAELKTEVDELIGFLRSDDNAAAAGAMLLNSDGSEQNSFGKTPCFLTEIFNKSLLKIFSGKSFCQKAGQRSGPFEVESLVGAFMVVKSRIFRELGGFDERYFFFFEESDFFLRARGAGYKIFLFPGVKVIHFQGKTAGVKLLRARAEYYLSRYKYFRKHYGHFGESALKTCLIMLLLSRSILYLAGNLATVFLIKDLRDKFILSGYLFLWHLLGLQGNWGLMNE from the coding sequence ATGCATACTGATACTACGGCCTTCACAATAACATATATCATTATAAATCATAATACGGAAAAACTTACGTTGAATTGTATCGATTCTGTAAAGAAGAATTCCGTTTCCGGCTATGAAATAATCGTATTTGATAACGGTTCTGAAGAGGAGAATGTCCGGAACCTGGAAAAAAGGGATGATATCCTTTTTTTGGCGTCAAAAAAGAATCTGGGTTTTGCCCGTGCCTGCAACCGGGCTTTTGAGAAATCGTCCGGTGAATTCGTATGTTTTATCAACAGCGATGCCGAGCTCAAAACAGAAGTGGATGAGTTAATCGGTTTTTTAAGGTCTGATGACAATGCCGCCGCCGCCGGCGCCATGCTTCTGAATAGCGACGGTTCAGAACAGAATTCATTCGGGAAAACGCCGTGTTTTTTGACGGAAATATTTAATAAATCCTTATTGAAGATATTTTCGGGAAAGTCTTTCTGCCAGAAAGCGGGGCAAAGGTCCGGGCCGTTTGAGGTTGAAAGCCTTGTCGGGGCTTTTATGGTGGTGAAAAGCCGGATTTTCAGGGAACTGGGCGGGTTTGACGAAAGATATTTTTTCTTTTTCGAGGAATCCGATTTTTTCTTAAGGGCGCGCGGGGCGGGCTATAAGATTTTTCTGTTTCCCGGCGTAAAAGTTATCCATTTCCAGGGCAAGACCGCCGGTGTTAAATTACTGCGCGCAAGGGCTGAATATTATCTGTCGAGATATAAGTATTTCAGAAAACACTATGGCCATTTCGGGGAATCGGCCCTGAAAACGTGCCTTATCATGCTGCTGCTGTCCAGGTCGATACTCTATCTGGCGGGTAATCTTGCCACCGTTTTTTTGATCAAGGATTTAAGGGATAAATTTATTTTATCCGGTTATCTGTTTTTGTGGCATTTACTCGGACTGCAGGGGAACTGGGGGTTGATGAATGAATGA
- a CDS encoding glycosyltransferase family 9 protein codes for MSPIKKILVIKPSALGDVIQTIPAVRVIKNLMPESEISWVVSGKFRKIVEMVDAVSEVYDFKRDKWGNILFLPVTLIEMISLIIKIRMKKFDICFDFQGLFRSGLITWLSGAKIKAGFADAREFAAMFYNRKCPIRRDSVNSVERYIGLVSEVSGKKEKQEVRYRLNVPHPILKLGEVMWFKPGTKGPKICFMPGSQWHSKRWDVENYRKTVFFLRDKVDARMIITGTREEEEIGNRIVYGCEKAMNLCGKTDILSLTGILSLSDLVITNDNGAMHLAAALGKKMICIFGPSSPERTGPEGKGIFIFRSKLPCAPCFKRKCPKGRCMTDISVSIVASRALEMLDMENRASK; via the coding sequence ATGAGTCCGATAAAAAAAATTCTTGTGATAAAACCCAGCGCCCTGGGGGATGTCATCCAGACAATCCCGGCGGTAAGGGTTATAAAAAACCTTATGCCCGAATCGGAAATATCATGGGTGGTTTCCGGCAAATTCAGGAAAATTGTTGAAATGGTGGATGCGGTCAGTGAAGTTTATGATTTTAAAAGGGATAAGTGGGGGAATATATTGTTCCTGCCTGTGACATTGATTGAGATGATATCGCTTATAATAAAAATCCGCATGAAAAAATTCGATATCTGTTTTGATTTTCAGGGATTATTCAGAAGCGGACTGATAACCTGGTTGAGCGGCGCTAAAATCAAAGCCGGGTTTGCGGATGCGAGGGAATTTGCCGCCATGTTTTACAACCGGAAATGTCCGATACGCCGGGACTCGGTCAATTCGGTTGAAAGGTATATAGGCCTTGTATCCGAAGTTTCGGGAAAGAAAGAGAAACAGGAAGTCAGGTACCGCCTTAATGTGCCTCATCCCATTTTGAAACTGGGGGAAGTTATGTGGTTTAAACCCGGGACAAAGGGTCCTAAAATATGTTTTATGCCCGGTTCACAGTGGCATTCAAAGAGATGGGATGTGGAGAATTACAGGAAAACTGTTTTTTTCTTAAGGGATAAAGTGGATGCGCGCATGATAATAACCGGAACCAGGGAAGAGGAAGAGATAGGAAACAGGATTGTCTACGGCTGTGAAAAAGCTATGAATCTGTGCGGTAAAACGGATATATTATCTCTTACAGGCATCCTGTCGTTAAGCGACCTTGTAATCACGAATGATAACGGAGCGATGCATCTTGCGGCGGCGCTGGGCAAGAAAATGATATGTATTTTCGGCCCCTCATCACCCGAAAGGACGGGGCCCGAGGGGAAAGGTATATTTATATTCAGGTCAAAACTTCCATGCGCCCCGTGCTTTAAGAGAAAATGTCCGAAGGGCAGATGTATGACCGATATATCTGTTTCTATTGTCGCTTCCAGGGCACTTGAAATGCTGGACATGGAAAACAGGGCATCTAAATGA
- the rfaE1 gene encoding D-glycero-beta-D-manno-heptose-7-phosphate kinase — protein MKCWTWKTGHLNDKIYYCRKERVNVVKRVKKEKILKVLDKMKKARVLVVGDVMLDCFIWGKVDRISPEAPVPVVEVLRESFMPGGAANVANNLKSLDVMSYLCSVIGDDSNGKKLCAIMRSQKINLNGLKVLADRDTIVKTRVIAHQQQVVRFDREQTHEIGLKLVSDILKFAEENTGNYGAIIVEDYGKGLIRQELINGLIKIARDNDKVIAFDPKINRFFRLSGGTVITPNHTEGYAFAGIDVKRDDLLYEAGKILLDKFGIKYVLMTLGEKGMCLFEKGERPFQISSVAREVYDVSGAGDTVISALTAALAVGSDIRTAAVIANYAAGIVVGKLGTATTTIEEMRSAVIQKH, from the coding sequence TTGAAATGCTGGACATGGAAAACAGGGCATCTAAATGATAAAATATACTATTGCCGGAAAGAAAGGGTAAATGTCGTGAAGCGGGTAAAAAAGGAAAAGATATTAAAAGTTCTGGATAAAATGAAAAAAGCGAGAGTCCTTGTTGTGGGGGACGTGATGCTTGACTGCTTTATCTGGGGCAAGGTTGACAGGATTTCTCCGGAAGCCCCGGTGCCTGTTGTGGAAGTGCTGAGAGAAAGCTTTATGCCCGGCGGCGCCGCAAATGTCGCGAATAACCTTAAAAGCCTCGATGTGATGAGTTATCTTTGCAGTGTGATAGGCGATGATTCCAACGGAAAGAAGTTATGCGCTATAATGCGTTCACAGAAGATAAATTTAAACGGTTTAAAAGTTCTTGCCGACAGGGATACCATAGTAAAAACCAGGGTCATAGCTCATCAACAGCAGGTTGTGAGGTTTGACAGGGAACAGACACATGAGATAGGGCTTAAGTTAGTATCGGATATACTGAAATTTGCGGAGGAAAACACAGGTAATTACGGCGCGATTATAGTTGAAGATTACGGTAAAGGCCTGATTAGACAGGAGTTGATAAACGGTTTAATAAAGATCGCCCGTGATAACGATAAAGTAATTGCCTTCGATCCGAAGATAAACAGGTTCTTCCGGCTTTCCGGCGGGACTGTAATCACCCCCAATCACACGGAAGGATATGCGTTTGCGGGCATAGATGTCAAAAGAGACGATTTATTGTATGAGGCGGGGAAGATACTTCTGGATAAATTCGGCATTAAATATGTTTTAATGACATTGGGGGAAAAAGGAATGTGCCTGTTTGAAAAAGGGGAAAGACCTTTCCAGATATCGTCTGTAGCGCGTGAAGTGTATGATGTTTCGGGAGCCGGTGATACTGTGATATCGGCTTTAACCGCGGCTCTTGCCGTGGGCTCGGATATAAGAACGGCCGCGGTAATAGCAAATTATGCCGCCGGAATTGTAGTAGGCAAGTTGGGCACGGCTACAACAACAATCGAAGAGATGAGATCCGCCGTAATACAAAAACACTGA
- a CDS encoding HAD family hydrolase yields MVSNKAVFIDRDGTLNHDPGFISRPEDFSFYEGSVKALKDISELGFQIFIVTNQSGLGRGYIKEKDLAEVHDKIRAELKENGINISGILVCPHLPEDNCLCRKPSPYMVKCAADKHDISLPDSFFIGDRESDIRTGKNAGCKTILVLTGNGRETLRKSDIKPDFVVEDIREAVTVLGE; encoded by the coding sequence ATGGTTTCTAATAAAGCTGTTTTTATTGACCGGGACGGGACATTGAATCATGATCCCGGGTTTATAAGCAGGCCTGAAGATTTCAGTTTCTATGAAGGGTCTGTAAAAGCGCTTAAGGATATAAGTGAGCTGGGTTTTCAGATTTTTATAGTAACCAATCAGTCGGGGCTGGGCAGGGGTTATATTAAAGAGAAAGATTTGGCGGAAGTCCACGATAAGATACGCGCGGAACTTAAGGAAAACGGCATAAACATTTCGGGTATTCTTGTTTGCCCCCATTTGCCCGAAGACAACTGCCTGTGCCGCAAACCGTCGCCGTATATGGTAAAATGCGCCGCCGATAAACATGATATCTCACTGCCGGATTCTTTTTTTATCGGAGATCGGGAGAGCGATATAAGAACCGGTAAAAATGCCGGTTGTAAAACTATACTGGTCTTGACCGGAAATGGCAGGGAGACTCTGAGAAAAAGCGATATAAAGCCCGATTTTGTCGTAGAGGATATAAGAGAAGCGGTAACTGTTTTAGGAGAGTAG
- the kdsB gene encoding 3-deoxy-manno-octulosonate cytidylyltransferase — MKTLIVIPERYESTRFPGKPLALLGEKPLVLWVCEAAEKSKKADEVIVATDDTRIKDVVEKAGFTAVMTSKKHVSGTDRVSEVVFKKECDIVVNLQGDEPFMKPEIIDTLIRRLSGDHSIQIATAAVEIADEREAADTNIVKVVVDKNGYAMYFSRSMIPFYRDMSADRRWLKHLGIYCMRKSFLDDFIKMKHSGLEVIEKLEQLRILESGNDIYVEKVDYSGLGVDTPEDIKKAEKFIVDR, encoded by the coding sequence ATGAAAACTCTGATTGTTATACCCGAGAGATATGAATCGACAAGGTTTCCCGGCAAGCCTTTGGCTCTGCTCGGAGAAAAACCGCTTGTGCTGTGGGTCTGTGAAGCCGCTGAAAAATCAAAAAAAGCGGATGAAGTGATTGTGGCTACGGATGATACGCGTATTAAAGATGTTGTGGAAAAAGCGGGTTTTACCGCGGTTATGACGTCAAAAAAACATGTATCCGGTACCGACAGGGTTTCCGAGGTTGTTTTTAAAAAAGAGTGCGATATTGTTGTTAATCTGCAGGGTGATGAACCGTTTATGAAACCCGAAATAATAGACACACTGATAAGAAGATTGTCCGGAGACCATTCTATCCAAATCGCCACGGCAGCCGTAGAAATCGCGGATGAGAGGGAAGCGGCGGACACAAACATTGTAAAAGTTGTTGTGGACAAAAACGGTTATGCAATGTATTTTTCCAGAAGCATGATACCTTTTTACCGCGACATGTCCGCAGACAGGAGATGGCTGAAGCATCTCGGTATTTATTGTATGAGGAAAAGTTTTCTGGATGATTTTATTAAGATGAAGCATTCGGGGCTGGAGGTTATTGAAAAGCTTGAACAATTGAGAATACTGGAATCGGGAAATGACATTTATGTTGAAAAAGTGGATTATTCGGGTTTGGGTGTAGACACGCCTGAAGACATTAAAAAAGCGGAAAAGTTTATCGTTGACAGATAA